Proteins encoded within one genomic window of Lactococcus garvieae:
- a CDS encoding folate family ECF transporter S component codes for MKRFTVKLSLIQLVFLAILLALSIILRSFTFGSSFWKLSPGFVADGLIGFFVGPLWAGLALGLGDIFGVLFRGSISSPGMTITAVGVGIIYGYAFYNKKINITRSKDWLYILAIVSLIMFFQTLLLNTFWLSLMYQTPFKVLLATRIPLLIQIPIRTVILMLVFDNIQRIPQIMRSLKK; via the coding sequence ATGAAAAGATTTACTGTGAAGCTGTCACTGATACAGCTTGTTTTTTTGGCGATTTTGTTGGCACTCTCCATCATCTTACGCTCTTTTACTTTCGGGAGTAGCTTTTGGAAACTGTCGCCAGGTTTTGTAGCTGATGGGCTAATTGGTTTCTTTGTTGGTCCCTTATGGGCTGGATTAGCTTTAGGCCTTGGCGATATCTTTGGCGTTCTTTTTCGAGGAAGTATATCGTCACCTGGGATGACAATAACCGCTGTTGGAGTTGGTATTATTTATGGCTATGCTTTCTACAATAAAAAGATTAATATTACCCGTAGTAAGGATTGGCTGTATATTTTAGCTATTGTTAGTCTGATAATGTTTTTTCAGACACTCTTGCTCAATACATTTTGGCTTTCGTTAATGTATCAAACACCTTTTAAGGTATTACTCGCCACACGTATACCTTTGTTGATTCAGATACCAATAAGAACGGTAATTTTGATGTTGGTTTTTGACAATATCCAAAGAATCCCGCAGATTATGAGAAGCCTTAAGAAATAG